The following coding sequences are from one Humulus lupulus chromosome X, drHumLupu1.1, whole genome shotgun sequence window:
- the LOC133804983 gene encoding phospho-2-dehydro-3-deoxyheptonate aldolase 1, chloroplastic-like — MALAGSSSAVIPTNSFVQGQSLLLPSSKSHLPTYPNNSKTRSVNPIVAVHAAEPAKNPIVSDKQNNQTPSSSTTAKKTQNAVNEKWGVESWKSKKALQLPEYPDQEELESVLKTIESFPPIVFAGEARSLEERLGEAAMGNAFLLQGGDCAESFKEFNANNIRDTFRILLQMGAVLMFGGQMPVIKVGRMAGQFAKPRSDPFEEKNGVKLPSYRGDNVNGDAFDLKSRTPDPQRMIRAYCQSAATLNLLRAFATGGYAAMQRVTQWNMDFSEHSEQGDRYRELANRVDEALGFMAAAGLTVDHPIMTATEFWTSHECLLLPYEQSLTRLDSTSGLHYDCSAHMLWVGERTRQLDGAHVEFLRGVANPLGIKVSDKMDPTELVKLIEILNPQNKAGRITIITRMGAENMRVKLPHLIRAVRRSGQIVTWVSDPMHGNTIKAPCGLKTRPFDSIRNEVRAFFDVHDQEGSHPGGVHLEMTGQNVTECIGGSRTVTFDDLGSRYHTHCDPRLNASQSLELAFIIAERLRKRRIKSQQPISSSFGL; from the exons ATGGCGCTCGCAGGCAGTTCTAGCGCTGTTATTCCCACCAATTCTTTCGTCCAAGGCCAGTCTCTGCTTCTTCCTTCCTCCAAATCTCACCTACCCACCTACCCCAACAACAGCAAGACCAGGTCGGTGAACCCCATCGTCGCCGTCCacgctgccgagcccgccaagaACCCCATCGTATCTGATAAGCAAAACAACCAGACACCGTCTTCTTCGACGACAGCGAAGAAGACCCAGAATGCGGTTAATGAGAAATGGGGCGTGGAGAGCTGGAAATCCAAAAAGGCACTCCAGTTGCCTGAATACCCGGATCAGGAGGAGCTCGAATCCGTTCTAAAGACCATCGAGTCGTTTCCCCCAATTGTGTTTGCTGGGGAAGCCAGGAGCTTGGAGGAGCGTTTGGGTGAAGCTGCCATGGGCAACGCTTTTCTTCTTCAGGGTGGAGATTGTGCTGAGAGTTTCAAAGAGTTCAATGCCAATAACATTCGTGACACCTTCAGGATCCTTCTCCAAATGGGCGCTGTCTTAATGTTTGGAGGTCAAATGCCCGTTATTAAG GTTGGTAGAATGGCGGGTCAATTTGCTAAGCCTAGATCAGATCCTTTTGAGGAGAAAAATGGTGTGAAGCTACCAAGTTACAGAGGCGACAACGTGAACGGAGATGCCTTTGATTTGAAATCGAGGACCCCAGATCCTCAAAGGATGATCAGAGCATACTGTCAATCTGCCGCTACTCTTAACCTTCTCAGGGCTTTCGCCACCGGTGGATATGCTGCTATGCAGAGGGTCACCCAGTGGAATATGGACTTCTCAGAGCACAGCGAGCAAGGGGATAG GTACCGTGAACTAGCTAACCGAGTTGATGAGGCCCTTGGATTCATGGCTGCAGCCGGGCTCACAGTTGACCACCCTATTATGACTGCAACTGAATTTTGGACATCCCACGAGTGCTTGCTCTTACCATATGAGCAATCACTTACAAGGTTGGATTCAACTTCTGGTCTTCATTATGACTGTTCTGCCCATATGCTTTGGGTTGGTGAACGGACCAGGCAACTTGATGGTGCCCATGTTGAGTTTCTGAGAGGAGTTGCTAATCCCCTGGGCATCAAG GTGAGTGATAAGATGGACCCAACTGAGCTTGTTAAGCTCATAGAGATTTTGAACCCTCAGAACAAAGCAGGGAGAATAACAATAATCACAAGAATGGGAGCTGAGAACATGAGAGTAAAGCTTCCCCATCTTATAAGGGCAGTTCGCAGATCAGGCCAAATTGTCACATGGGTCAGTGATCCTATGCATGGGAATACCATAAAAGCTCCATGTGGTCTCAAGACACGCCCCTTCGATTCCATCAGG AATGAGGTGAGAGCATTCTTTGACGTTCATGACCAAGAAGGAAGCCACCCAGGAGGGGTTCATCTAGAGATGACTGGTCAGAATGTGACTGAGTGTATTGGAGGATCACGCACTGTAACGTTTGATGACTTGGGCTCCCGCTACCACACCCACTGCGACCCAAGGCTCAACGCTTCTCAATCTCTCGAGCTAGCCTTTATCATTGCCGAGCGCCTTAGAAAGAGAAGAATCAAGTCCCAACAGCCTATTTCTTCCTCCTTTGGCCTGTAG